In the Corynebacterium anserum genome, ACCTAAAATATCCGCGAGAAGCCGGGGGAGAGTTACTTCATCGATAGGGCCAGGGCCGAGTAGGGAGGCATCTGTGGGCTGATCGATGCGGTTGGCTATTAAGTCGAACTGTTGGTCGGCCAGCTCGATAAGTCCGGCTGCGAGAGTGAAGGCACGTTGCACCTCCGGGTTCGTGGACCCTGAGAGATTCTTATAGCGGATATCATGCTCGAACTCTGCCCATGCGTGTTGTAGCACGGTGCGTAGCTGGATTTCCATGAGCATATTATCTAGTTGGGGCACACGGACAATGACATGCTGTGAGGCATAACCGAAGCCACCGCGCCGAGCTGTTTCTGCTGCTTTATCGACTACCGTTTCGACGCTGAAGATGTTTTCTATCACTGTGAGTAGCTGTGGAATATTACTGGAGTGATAGGTAATGACGCGTGCGCCAAGCATATCGTAGGCGGATGCGATGTCAGTGTAGTTCGGATAATCCGGGTTTGTGAGTTTGGCGAGGAAACTCACACGTTCTTTGGTACGGACGACGACCTGGTCGTAGGTGATGCCAGCATCATCGAGAGCATCCTCAATAAGCGCACGGACATCGGCGCATGCGGTCGGGTACCTATCGCGCCATTGATCGTATTGAGCAAGCGCATCCGTGGTGTTAAGCACCTAAGCATCCTTTTCATCGGTGATGAGGTTGTAGTCACGACCATTCGACGTCGGTTGTCGCCTGTGCGGCGTGGGAAAAGGGCATGGCCACGCAGGGTCAGGTTTATGCAGCGTGGGTTGCCCGTGGGTGCCCACGTCAGGGATTAGCTTGTGCTAAGCCAATTTCGTCAGCAGCACCTGCCCTCGTTCGGAAAACAAGTCCGTAGCTTTTACTTCACCCTGCCACATGGAACCACTGGTGAGCTGGTCTTCCCACAGTCCGTCAGGGAGGGTGATGGTCGTATCGCCCCAACCCCCTGCTCGTTCGACGGTGAGCGGGCGACGGGTAACGAGGGTGATCACGCTGTTGCCGCGCATCATACCCAATACTGCTCGGCATAACTCGCCTTGGGCCATGACAGGAAGGTAGGAGGCCTCATCTAGATTGTGGTTGGTGCGCACGCGCAAGGCCTTGGCGATCAGATTGATTCGTTCGTCGTCCTTGTTACGGATGTCACCGCGAGAAACGCGTTCAATGGCATCCATGCGCTGCTCGTAGTCAACTGGGCGACGGTTATCCGGATCCACTAGGGAGTCGGTAAAAAACTCGGTGCCTTGGTAAATGTCCGGGATACCAGGGGACATAAGCTGGATGAGTTTCTTAGAGTTGGCGATGACGGTGCCTCCGGCATCGATAATCTTTACGAGGTCAGTGACGTCGTCGCCGTAGTCATCGATGACGGAGTCCACCCAGCGATGAATAGAGCGTTCGAACTCCTCGTTGTTATCGAACCAGGTTGTGTGCACACCAGCTTCCCTCATGGCTTTTTCAGCGTAATCATGAAGCCGTTCGCGGAGGTTAGCGCTGACCACTCCATCGGTTGGCCACACGCCGATGATGTTTTGCAGGAGGAAGTGGCACGTCATGCCGTCTTCATAAGGGATTTTTTCGCAGAGTTCGGCGAATTCATCAAAAGCCTCGGTCAATTCGCTAATACGGGATCGAACGTCTTCTCCGCGTTTAGTGTCGTGGGTGGTGAGGGTGGTCATAGTGCGTGGCCATAGACGGGCTCGTTCCGCCTGGAGCATGTGGTATTCAGCGGGAGAGACTCCAAAGCGTCCAGGAGCCCCTCCTACTTCCTGCAGGCTCACGAGCCGAGAGCCTCGATAAAATGCTGTATCTTCCACGCCTTTGGCCATAACTGCACCGCAGACCTGGGCGAAACGAGTATTTGCTTCACCGAAGGACAGTAAAGCTGTGGAGATGAGGTCGAGGGCATCGGCGCGTTCTGGGTATTCGATCACCATTGATGCGATGACTGTGCTCGTTACGCGGGACAGCGATTGGTAATCGGCGCGATAAACTGGCATTGCGGCAATGAGACCCACGAGAGTTTCTTCCAACATGTCATCGGAGACATTCTCTCCGGAGGTAGACCAGTTGTCGTTGCGCACGGCGCGAGCCAATCGGTGAACCTCGGCAGCCAGTTCGCTACGGGCTACATCTGCCTTGAGTTCAATCTCGGCGGCTTCGAATGCGGCATTGTCCCATTGTGACCCCGTCCATTTTTCTGCCAGCGCATCGAATTTCTTGACCACAGGACGGTTGACGAAAACACCGTCGAACTCGCGGAGGGCGTCATAGCCTGTGGTACCGTCGACGCGAAGACGCGGGTCGAGGGGCTCGGTTACTCCAAGGATTTTTTCTACAAGCAGCCAACGTTCTTCGCCAATCAGGTTGCGCAGATGCTCTAAGTAACCGAACGGATCGGCTAGACCGTCGGGGTGATCCACGCGCACACCGTCGATAACGTTTGCGGCGATGAGCTGGTTGAGAATACGGTGAGTGTGCTCGAAGACGATGGGGTCTTCCTGCCGAAGTCCGGCCAAGCCATTGATCGAAAAGAAACGGCGGTAGTTAATAGTGCCGTCACGCCAGTACATCAAGCGATAGTGCTGTCTATCGTGAACGTGCTGAGGGGTTCCCTCCTCAGTGCCCGGTGCCAACGGGAACTCGTGTTCATAGTAGCGCAGCACGCCGGCGTCCCTATCGACCTCTAGCGCAGCGGTATCTTCTTCACTTCCCAAGATGGGCAGTCCGAGGCGGCCTCCTGCACCGTTTTCTTCGGACCAGTCGATATCGAAATATTCCGCGAATTCGGAGTCTTGACCGTTCTTCAAGACATCCCACCACCAGCTGTTGAGCCGTGGGGTGTCCACTCCTACGTGGTTCGGAACGATATCCAGGAGCAGCTTAATGCCGACTCTGTGAGCCGCGTCTGCTAGCGAACGCAGCCCTTCGATACCACCAAGTTCTGGGTTGACAGTGGTGGGGTCGATGACGTCGTAGTTGTGAGTGGAATCCGCGGGTGCGGTGAGTACAGGAGACAGGTAGAGATGACTGATTCCCAGCTTTGCAAAGTACTCAATGTGCTTTTCCGCATCAGCAAAAGTGAAAGCTTGGGCGGGGTCAGAACCGGGTCCTCGCAACTGAAGTCGATAAGTGGCAGACATGCCTTCTACTTTAGGGGAAGTGCCATGCAGTAGCCCGCAGACAAGTCCAAAGGCCCGATCCATCCCTCAACGTGTGGTGCGTCCTCAGCGACCCTGGCTCTAATTTTTCCCTCCCTGTAGTACACCGCCGGAAAAGCACCAAAGTGGATCTCCAAGGCTTCGACAAGTAGTTCGCTGAGCCGCGGATGCGTGAGCAGACTGCACGCAGGCAGTTCCTCGTCGACGACCCGTACTTCCAGCCAGGAGCCGTCGCGCCTGCATTCCAGAGCTGCTCCCGTGCGGTCATAAAGCTCTTTGAGCCGATGCCGCATGATTTCTGCGCGTTCATGCCACCGAACGCTGGGGCGACCGGGGCCATCGGGGATAGTGACAGAGAGCCCACTACCCACGGAAACCCGAACGGGATTGCTTAGGATGTTTGCTGGTGCCGTCGTGAGAGTCAACATATTTCATGAGACTCTCTAGATGGCGTATAGGTTCGCGCAAGAGCCAGCTTTTTATAATTTATTTTCGCCGACCATCGCCAAGAATTCATCGAAGGTGATGATTGTCAGATCCTGACCCTTGTCTTTGAGCTCGCGTGCGCGCTTTTCTTTACTGGTCATTGTGGCCCACTGCCCCACGATGAGCATTGTTGTTTTCTTGGTGACGTTCTTGGCTACTGTGCCACCGGCCTGCGCAATCATGTTCCACACGGCGCTCTTATCGTACGGCTCCACATCGCCGGTGACCGTGACATTATGCCCGTAGATTGGGTTGGTGATGTCTGCGTCCTTATTTGCTTCCGGAATCTCATCGGGGGTGGCCACTTTGGACCAGGGGGCGCGGGGCCGTGCAGTCTTTGTGGCTTTCCTTTCCGACGGCATCTCTGCCCTCGTCGAGTCCTCTGCGGAGTTGCCGGAGTGCGGAGCAGTGGCGGAATCGGTGGCTCGTCCTACTGCGGTGCCGCTCGCATTGTCGAGAGGGTACCCTGCTTGGAGGTTGGTCAAGCGGGTATTAATCGCCGCAAATTGTGAGAGCTGCGTCGGGGAGAAATTCAGACGTGTGCGCGTGTGCTCAGTGAGCAGCTCGATATATCCCGGAGACAGCCCATCGGGCTGCTGGAAATACCAGCCGACCAGTTCAGAGGCAGCGATGTTGGCGTCGGGAAGCAGAGAAGAGGCCAGCAAGGATCGGGTGATCTGTACACCTTCTTCGGTGATAGTCACTTCGGCGCCACGAGCTGGGAGAGCAACGGTCACGGGTGCACCACCGTATTCACAGGGCGTTGGAGGATAACCACGCTACGTCCTTCTACCTTCAATGTGTCCTTCGGCGCATAGGTCTGTGCATTCTCCGGTACGCCGGTATCGAGATGGGTGTCTAAGACGACAGTCCAATGACCTTCTTCGCCAGGTTCCACATGCATGACGGATTCTCGAACGGGCATGGTGAATTCGATCGGTTCGTGGTGCGCGTTGAAACACAGCAGGAAAGAATCATCGGTGATGGGTCTACCTTGACGGTCCGGCTCGGCGATCGCATTGCCATTAAGGTGCACCATCAGAGACTTTCCGAAGTGCTGAGACCAATCGGCTTCGGTCATCAGGCGGGCGGAAGGGGTCAGCCACGCAATATCGCGATCAGCCACGTCTTCACCAAGCGGACCACCGGCTAGGAAACGCCGACGGCAGAACACCGGGTGTGCTTTACGCATTGCCAGCAAGTACCGGGTGAACGAGTACAAGTCCTCATCGATGTTGTCCCAGTCCATCCAAGCAATCTCGTTGTCTTGGCAGTAGACATTATTATTTCCCTCTTGGGTGCGGCCAATCTCATCACCGTGGGAGAGCATGGGCGTGCCTTGAGAGAGGATCAGTGTGGTGAGGAAATTACGTCGCTGCTGGCGACGGAGGGAAATAATGGCCTCGTCTTGCGTCGGGCCTTCCACCCCACAGTTCCACGATCGGTTGTGAGACTCGCCATCGCGGTTATCTTCCCCATTTGCCGCATTGTGTTTCTCGTTGTAGCTGACCAGGTCATTGAGGGTAAAACCGTCATGGGCTGTGACGAAGTTAATGGAAGCAGTGGGGCGACGCCCATTGGCAGCGTAGAGATCAGACGAGCCAGTGAGACGCGAGGCGAATTCACCCAAAGTGGAGGGCTCGCCGCGCCAGAAGTCACGGACGGTATCGCGGTATTTCCCATTCCACTCTTTCCACAAAGTAGGGAAGTTGCCTACCTGGTATCCGCCCTCGCCAACATCCCACGGTTCTGCAATGAGTTTGACTTGGCTGACAATCGGATCTTGCTGAACGAGGTCAAAGAATGCGGAGAGGCGATCCACATCATGAAATTCGCGAGCCAAGGTGGATGCGAGATCGAAACGGAACCCGTCGATGTGCATTTCAGTGACCCAGTAGCGCAAGGAGTCCATGATCAGCTGCAACGTCTGGGGGTGGCGCACGTTGAGAGAGTTTCCCGTCCCCGTGTAGTCCATGTAGTGGGAGCGGTCTCCATCGACGAGACGATAGTAGGCTGCGTTATCGATGCCCCGGAAGTTATAGGTCGGGCCCATGTGGTTGCCTTCGGACGTATGGTTATAAACCACGTCGAGAATGACTTCGAGACCAGCGTCGTGGAAATTGTGGACCATCTGCTTGAATTCGGCCACCGTGCCTTCGGCTGAGTTCGACGCAGCATAGTCCCGATGAGGAGCCATGAACCCGAGAGTGTTGTAGCCCCAGTAGTTGCGTAAACCCAGCTCACGTAGACGGTCGTCGTGGACGAATTGGTGGACGGGCATTAGTTCCACGGATGTTACGCCGAGGTCCTTGAGATAATCGATGACGGCGTGGTGACCGAGTCCTGCGTAGGTACCGCGCAAGTGTTCGGGGACGCCAGGGAGGGTGGCGGTCATTCCCTTGACATGCGTTTCATAGATAACCGTTTTGTGGTTCTCAATGTTGGGACGGCGGTCATTGGACCAGTCAAAATATGGGTTGATGACCACTGATCGCATCGTGTGGGGAGCGGAGTCCTCCTCGTTGCGCTGGGAAGGGTTGTTGAGGTCGTAATTAAACAGCGAGGGGTGGCCGTCGAATTCACCGTCGAAGGACTTGCCATAAGGGTCCATGAGTAATTTTGACGGGTCGCATCGGTGACCATTGTCTGGGTCCCAGGGGCCATGTATGCGGTAACCATAACGCTGACCTGGCACGATACCCGGCAGGTAGCAGTGCCAAATATGCATATCCACTTCTTCGAGGGATATGCGGGTTTCCATTCCACGTTGGTCGAAAAGGCATAGTTCTACCTTGTCGGCCACTTCCGAGAAGATGGCAAAGTTGGTGCCGTTGCCATCAAATGTTGCGCCGAGGGGGTACGCCTCTCCGGGCCAGACGAGCAAAGGAGCTCCAGGCGCGCGCAAACCACTCTTATCAGCCAAGCCAAAAGACATAGTTATAAAGTCTACCGATTATCTTCTTGCAGCAACATTGCGACACCGTGGCGAATATCCACACTCACTAGCTCATTTTCATCCTGTTTGCCCAGTGCTAGTGCCACATTTTCCTTAGCTTGGAAATCTAGAGCGGCCCCGAATACGTAGTGGTAGAGAATTTGCCCCTTATGAGGGGCAAGGCAATCCAATTCGGCCACAATATCGCGCTCCACAGTGTGTGAAGCTATCGCGGTCAGAGTGATGTCAGCTCCGTCACGCAGCGTGGTGAGTGCCTCGTAGAGTGCTACGCAGTATTCTTGCGCCTGTACATCGGCACTGTCCGGGGTAGGAACGGCGTTCAACAGCTGCAGGGCAATAGCACCCAATAGATCTTGTTTGCTGGGGTAATGCCAGTACAAGGCGCCTGGAGCGACGTCGAGTGTGCGGGCAAGTCTGCGCATGGTGAGGTCGCCGAGGCCGTAATCGGAAAGGATTTCGGTGGCCTTGTCCAAGATGATCTGGGTGTTGAGCTGCACGCCTTACAGGGTAGTCTGCAAAACATGAAGTATCGCAAGATTCTCATGGCAGCCATGATCATGGCTCCACTCGCATTGAGCGCCTGCGGGTCCGACGAAAAAAGTGCGGACAGTTCTGCTGACAAGAATTCAGCTTCAGCTGTTTCGGCAAGCAACTCTGCGACGGCCACAACTGAGCAACCGCAGTCTTCGACCGAAGCCCAGAAAGGGAATTCTGCGTCGGAGGGGAGCAGCAGCCCCCTGCCGCCTGAAGCCACCGCAGCGCCAGTGCCTAGTCACGAGGGCAGTGATCAGCAGCAGATCGAGTCCCTCGTCAACGGCATGAATGTCGGCGATAACATGTCTGCGCGTTTCCACTATGTGGCCGACAATTACTGCGAGGCTTACCTTGAGCCGCGCGGCGGCGCTGCAGGTTTCCGTGCCCAGGCGGATTCCTTCGTGATCAACGGAAAACCGGTAACTGTCAGTGAGACCGGACAGGAGATCCCTACCGTTAAGGGCGTGACGAATGTCAAGGTCGACGGGGATAAAGCGACGGGCGATATTCAAAGCTCACAGGGGTCGTACCCAATGCAATTCACCCGTGAGGGTGGAGCGTGGAAGATCTGCCCGAGTTCGTAAATGAAAACTCGGGTACGTAGCCGCCTGCAATCCCTTCCACAAGGGGTGGCAGATGCGGCGTTGTTCTTTGTGGTCACCGTGGTCGTATTCACCGTAGCTGGCGCGTTGTGGGGTGCGTTGTATCCCACCACCCAGGTGCGGATTTCTGCTGATGCGGGAGCGGAAATCGTTCCGGAGACTGTGGACGCTGGATTTCAAGCCTATGCCTGGTACATCGTGGGTTCGGTGGTTCTGGGCTTTGCTCTTGCGAGGTGGGCGTACACTACGCTGCGTAGGGGAGTAACCCAGCTGCTGTGGCT is a window encoding:
- a CDS encoding GTP pyrophosphokinase, with amino-acid sequence MLNTTDALAQYDQWRDRYPTACADVRALIEDALDDAGITYDQVVVRTKERVSFLAKLTNPDYPNYTDIASAYDMLGARVITYHSSNIPQLLTVIENIFSVETVVDKAAETARRGGFGYASQHVIVRVPQLDNMLMEIQLRTVLQHAWAEFEHDIRYKNLSGSTNPEVQRAFTLAAGLIELADQQFDLIANRIDQPTDASLLGPGPIDEVTLPRLLADILGENYPASKVAYYGYAVDMLAAHGITTNNQLLALLSKENLAKLHAAFAYPYPPGQVRVVDDMLLLTFGREHIKKTVHIGDDASSRPGRLGNRWQKIGQKTLEMF
- the treY gene encoding malto-oligosyltrehalose synthase — protein: MSATYRLQLRGPGSDPAQAFTFADAEKHIEYFAKLGISHLYLSPVLTAPADSTHNYDVIDPTTVNPELGGIEGLRSLADAAHRVGIKLLLDIVPNHVGVDTPRLNSWWWDVLKNGQDSEFAEYFDIDWSEENGAGGRLGLPILGSEEDTAALEVDRDAGVLRYYEHEFPLAPGTEEGTPQHVHDRQHYRLMYWRDGTINYRRFFSINGLAGLRQEDPIVFEHTHRILNQLIAANVIDGVRVDHPDGLADPFGYLEHLRNLIGEERWLLVEKILGVTEPLDPRLRVDGTTGYDALREFDGVFVNRPVVKKFDALAEKWTGSQWDNAAFEAAEIELKADVARSELAAEVHRLARAVRNDNWSTSGENVSDDMLEETLVGLIAAMPVYRADYQSLSRVTSTVIASMVIEYPERADALDLISTALLSFGEANTRFAQVCGAVMAKGVEDTAFYRGSRLVSLQEVGGAPGRFGVSPAEYHMLQAERARLWPRTMTTLTTHDTKRGEDVRSRISELTEAFDEFAELCEKIPYEDGMTCHFLLQNIIGVWPTDGVVSANLRERLHDYAEKAMREAGVHTTWFDNNEEFERSIHRWVDSVIDDYGDDVTDLVKIIDAGGTVIANSKKLIQLMSPGIPDIYQGTEFFTDSLVDPDNRRPVDYEQRMDAIERVSRGDIRNKDDERINLIAKALRVRTNHNLDEASYLPVMAQGELCRAVLGMMRGNSVITLVTRRPLTVERAGGWGDTTITLPDGLWEDQLTSGSMWQGEVKATDLFSERGQVLLTKLA
- a CDS encoding BRCT domain-containing protein produces the protein MTVALPARGAEVTITEEGVQITRSLLASSLLPDANIAASELVGWYFQQPDGLSPGYIELLTEHTRTRLNFSPTQLSQFAAINTRLTNLQAGYPLDNASGTAVGRATDSATAPHSGNSAEDSTRAEMPSERKATKTARPRAPWSKVATPDEIPEANKDADITNPIYGHNVTVTGDVEPYDKSAVWNMIAQAGGTVAKNVTKKTTMLIVGQWATMTSKEKRARELKDKGQDLTIITFDEFLAMVGENKL
- the glgX gene encoding glycogen debranching protein GlgX, which translates into the protein MSFGLADKSGLRAPGAPLLVWPGEAYPLGATFDGNGTNFAIFSEVADKVELCLFDQRGMETRISLEEVDMHIWHCYLPGIVPGQRYGYRIHGPWDPDNGHRCDPSKLLMDPYGKSFDGEFDGHPSLFNYDLNNPSQRNEEDSAPHTMRSVVINPYFDWSNDRRPNIENHKTVIYETHVKGMTATLPGVPEHLRGTYAGLGHHAVIDYLKDLGVTSVELMPVHQFVHDDRLRELGLRNYWGYNTLGFMAPHRDYAASNSAEGTVAEFKQMVHNFHDAGLEVILDVVYNHTSEGNHMGPTYNFRGIDNAAYYRLVDGDRSHYMDYTGTGNSLNVRHPQTLQLIMDSLRYWVTEMHIDGFRFDLASTLAREFHDVDRLSAFFDLVQQDPIVSQVKLIAEPWDVGEGGYQVGNFPTLWKEWNGKYRDTVRDFWRGEPSTLGEFASRLTGSSDLYAANGRRPTASINFVTAHDGFTLNDLVSYNEKHNAANGEDNRDGESHNRSWNCGVEGPTQDEAIISLRRQQRRNFLTTLILSQGTPMLSHGDEIGRTQEGNNNVYCQDNEIAWMDWDNIDEDLYSFTRYLLAMRKAHPVFCRRRFLAGGPLGEDVADRDIAWLTPSARLMTEADWSQHFGKSLMVHLNGNAIAEPDRQGRPITDDSFLLCFNAHHEPIEFTMPVRESVMHVEPGEEGHWTVVLDTHLDTGVPENAQTYAPKDTLKVEGRSVVILQRPVNTVVHP
- a CDS encoding TetR/AcrR family transcriptional regulator encodes the protein MQLNTQIILDKATEILSDYGLGDLTMRRLARTLDVAPGALYWHYPSKQDLLGAIALQLLNAVPTPDSADVQAQEYCVALYEALTTLRDGADITLTAIASHTVERDIVAELDCLAPHKGQILYHYVFGAALDFQAKENVALALGKQDENELVSVDIRHGVAMLLQEDNR